CGCTCGTCGAGCGCGGCGTTCCCACCGACGAACGATCCGGGGCGACCGCACACCTCCTCGGCGACCCGAGCGGAGAGCGCCGCGATCTCCGCGTCCGGAGAGATCTGGTGGGGCGAGGCGTCCCAGCCGAACCACTCGACCTCCGGCGGGTGATCGCGCATCCACTCGTCGTCGGCCGCGGCCTCCGCGACCGCCGCTTCGATCTGTGCCCGTACTTCGGCCCGGGTTTCGCCCGGCGGCCAGCCGACGCGTCCGTGCATGACCGCCTCGCTCGGGAGCGTCGACGGCCAGTCGCCGGCTTCGATCGTGCCGACGTTGATGTTCGTCACGTTCCCCTCGAGGTCGGGCTCACCCTGGTAGGCCGGCGGGAAGTCGATGCGGGCCTTTCGCTCGGCGTCGAGCGCCTCGAGCGCCTCGTACACCGTCGCGGCGTTTCCGATCGCGTTGACGCCCTGGTGTCCCCAGGCCGCGTGGACGCTCTTCCCGGGGACCCGGACGCGGAAGTACATGACCCCGGCGCTCGCGACGCCGACGTTGGGGAGGCGAAACGGCTCCGCGATCACCGCGGCGTCGGGGACGTAGCCGCGTTCGAGCACCGAGAGCGTCCCGCCGACGCCGCCGTCCTCCTCCTCGATGACGCTCTGGAAGACGAGGTCGCCGCCGAGTTCGACACCGGCTTCGTCGAGCGCCCTCATCGCGACGAGACAGGCCGCGAGGCCGCCCTTCATGTCGGCGACGCCACGGCCGTACAGCGTCTCTCCCTCCCGGGTGACGGTCCACGGGTCGCGTTCCCACTCGCTCTCGGTGACGTCGACCACGTCGATGTGGCCGCCGATGGCGAGCGTCCGACCGTCGCCGCCCGCGACGCGAGCGACCACGTTCGGGCGGTCGTCGTACCCTCGTCGCTCGGAGGAGGACGTCTCGAAGTATCCCGGGTGGTCCGAGAACTCCTCCGGCGACGGCTTCCAGACGTCGGGGTCGAGCCCCATCGACTCCAGGTAGTCGACGACGACGTCCTGTCCGGATCTCTCGGAACCGGTGACGGTCCTCGCCTCGACCAGCCTGGTGACGAGGTCGATCAGTTCGTCCTCGGTCGATTCGATCGCGTCGGTCATCCTGTCTTCGTACGTCATCCGTTCGATGTTCGTTCGGGGGTACAAAAGTGAGCAGGCCCCCGTGACGTCTCACGGGGGGAGATCGTCATCGCGTTAGTATCGAGAAATGCACCCACAACTATCATCAATAGTGATTTCTCGTTTTTGGATTACCACTCACCGATCTAACCGCGAACACGGGCGGTAACGGATGCGAGACGACGTCGAGGGGATAGCGTCGACCGGGTGGGTCGCGGTGAGGGCGCTGCGACGGACGGATCGTCTCCAGTCTGCCGTCTCCTCGCTGTAGTACTGTGCGCGTACCGTCGGCCGTCCTCATCGGCGAGCGGTCGTGTTCGCCGGTCGTATCGACCCGGGCCAGCGCGTCGGACCGCCCGATGTCCGCGACAGGACGCGCACCCGCCGCACGGACGGGCGCAGCGGTCCGGCCTCCGCGGGCGTTGGGTCTAGGGTGTTCTACTCTACCGACTCGACACCCGGTTCGCAAACCAGACGCACGCCTGTCGTCGCGTTCTACCGCCGGACGCGGTGGCGGAGCGTCGTACTACCCGGTCCGACCGTCGGGATCGCACGCCTCTCGAGGAACGTACGAGCGAACCGCGGGCCGGGAGATCACCCCGCTTCGCGCCTCCGGCGTTCGCTGGGGGAGGGACCGTACCACGTCGCGTACACCGACACCCGAATTCGAGGGGCCGTGAGCGGTACGACGTCGGAGACCCTGAACGTCCCGCCGTCGATGGAGACGTCGCGAGATACCGCGTCTGTTTGGCCACGTTAAGCGAGTAAGTAGTTATACCGCTACTGTGAAGATGTACCGATTAGCGATGAAAACGCGCCCGCTGCACCGCGACGAGATAGCCGGTCAGCGTGGGGTGTCGCGAACGTCGGAGGATCGAGGCGTGGGACTGATACGGACGCGGGGACGATCGTCGATACACGGCCAGTTCCAGACTCGGTTTCCCGTTTACGCGGATTCGGATGGCTCACGGCCTCGGTATCGCCGAC
The window above is part of the Halomarina pelagica genome. Proteins encoded here:
- a CDS encoding ArgE/DapE family deacylase, with protein sequence MTYEDRMTDAIESTEDELIDLVTRLVEARTVTGSERSGQDVVVDYLESMGLDPDVWKPSPEEFSDHPGYFETSSSERRGYDDRPNVVARVAGGDGRTLAIGGHIDVVDVTESEWERDPWTVTREGETLYGRGVADMKGGLAACLVAMRALDEAGVELGGDLVFQSVIEEEDGGVGGTLSVLERGYVPDAAVIAEPFRLPNVGVASAGVMYFRVRVPGKSVHAAWGHQGVNAIGNAATVYEALEALDAERKARIDFPPAYQGEPDLEGNVTNINVGTIEAGDWPSTLPSEAVMHGRVGWPPGETRAEVRAQIEAAVAEAAADDEWMRDHPPEVEWFGWDASPHQISPDAEIAALSARVAEEVCGRPGSFVGGNAALDERFYALYYDVDAVSVGPRGANLHGADEHTTVTSLVETATTIARIAIEYCGVDD